In Microbacterium pumilum, the following proteins share a genomic window:
- a CDS encoding TlyA family RNA methyltransferase, protein MTPRLDAELAERGLARSRTHAATLIAGGLVTVDGRPVVKASTQVGDHAVLEVAGADHYVSRAAHKLITGLDAFGVDVAGRVALDMGASTGGFTQVLRERGAEPVIAVDVGHGQLAASVGVDRGVISIEGFNVRYMTPESLADASGISAAPAVITGDLSFISLTHVLPAARAVAASDADLILLVKPQFEVGRTAVKGGLVADAALRADAVATVLWAAWDEGLGTCGVVSSPIAGTHGNSEYIAHLAPGRGSNPTEWLSTVNRLAGSQ, encoded by the coding sequence ATGACACCCCGCCTGGACGCGGAATTGGCTGAGCGGGGCCTCGCGCGTTCGCGCACCCACGCGGCGACCCTGATCGCGGGCGGTCTTGTGACCGTCGACGGCCGGCCCGTCGTGAAGGCCTCGACGCAGGTCGGGGACCACGCGGTGCTGGAGGTCGCCGGGGCCGATCACTATGTGAGCCGGGCAGCACACAAGCTCATCACCGGCCTCGACGCATTCGGAGTCGATGTCGCGGGGCGCGTGGCGCTCGACATGGGAGCGTCGACCGGGGGCTTCACCCAGGTGCTGCGCGAGCGCGGCGCGGAACCCGTGATCGCGGTGGATGTCGGTCACGGCCAGCTCGCGGCATCCGTCGGCGTCGACCGCGGCGTCATCTCAATCGAGGGGTTCAACGTCCGCTACATGACTCCGGAGTCCCTGGCCGACGCCAGCGGGATCTCCGCCGCTCCGGCTGTGATCACGGGAGACCTCTCGTTCATCTCGCTCACGCATGTGCTGCCGGCCGCACGAGCGGTCGCGGCATCCGACGCGGACCTGATTCTGCTCGTCAAACCGCAGTTCGAGGTGGGTCGCACCGCGGTCAAGGGTGGTCTGGTGGCGGATGCCGCACTCCGCGCCGATGCCGTCGCCACCGTGCTGTGGGCGGCGTGGGACGAAGGCCTCGGCACGTGCGGCGTCGTCTCCTCCCCGATAGCCGGAACTCACGGAAACAGCGAGTACATCGCACACCTCGCGCCGGGGCGGGGGAGCAATCCGACAGAATGGTTGAGCACCGTGAACCGACTGGCGGGGAGCCAATGA
- a CDS encoding CTP synthase: protein MQTSSSGAGTSYDTTRHIFVTGGVVSSLGKGLTAASLGNLLTARGLRVVMQKLDPYLNVDPGTMNPFQHGEVFVTDDGAETDLDIGHYERFLDIDLSQAANVTTGQIYSQVIARERRGEYLGDTVQVIPHITDEIKRRMRLQASEEPRPDVIITEIGGTVGDIESQPFIESARQIRHELGRGNVFFVHVSLVPFMGASGEQKTKPTQHSVATLRSIGIQPDALVLRSDRPVTEANKRKIALMCDVDEGAVVNAVDVPSIYDIPSMLNEQGLDEYIVRTLGLSQAAEVDWSRWERVLKAVHNPKHDVTIGLVGKYIDLPDAYLSVTEALKAGGFAQETQVKIRWIPSDACETPEGAARALGEVDGIVVPGGFGIRGIEGKVGALRFAREQGIPALGLCLGLQCMVIEYARHVAGLEGASSSEFDPDTEFPVIATMAEQVDILDHGDLGGTMRLGLYPAELAEGSLAAELYGSGLVEERHRHRYEVNNRYRDRIAEAGLVFSGLSPDRNLVEYVELPRDVHPYYIATQAHPELRSRPTDPHPLFRGLVGAAIERHSSSELFDVENG, encoded by the coding sequence ATGCAGACTTCTTCTTCAGGCGCGGGAACTTCGTACGACACCACCAGACACATCTTCGTGACCGGGGGTGTCGTTTCCTCGTTGGGGAAGGGCCTGACCGCCGCGAGCCTCGGCAACCTGCTCACCGCGCGGGGTCTGCGCGTCGTGATGCAGAAGCTCGACCCGTATCTGAACGTCGATCCGGGCACGATGAACCCGTTCCAGCACGGCGAGGTCTTCGTGACGGATGACGGCGCCGAGACCGATCTCGACATCGGACACTACGAGCGCTTCCTCGACATCGACCTCAGTCAGGCCGCCAACGTGACCACGGGTCAGATCTACTCGCAGGTGATCGCCCGTGAGCGGCGCGGCGAGTACCTGGGCGACACCGTGCAGGTGATCCCGCACATCACCGACGAGATCAAGCGGCGGATGCGGCTGCAGGCCTCCGAAGAGCCGCGACCGGATGTCATCATCACCGAGATCGGCGGCACCGTCGGTGACATCGAATCGCAGCCGTTCATCGAGTCCGCGCGCCAGATTCGCCACGAGCTCGGTCGTGGCAACGTGTTCTTCGTCCACGTGTCGCTGGTTCCGTTCATGGGCGCCTCCGGCGAGCAGAAGACCAAGCCGACGCAGCACTCCGTCGCGACACTCCGGTCCATCGGCATCCAGCCTGACGCGCTCGTGCTGCGCAGTGACCGGCCGGTCACCGAGGCGAACAAGCGCAAGATCGCGCTGATGTGCGACGTCGACGAGGGCGCCGTCGTCAACGCCGTCGACGTGCCGAGCATCTACGACATCCCCTCGATGCTCAACGAGCAGGGCCTCGACGAGTACATCGTGCGCACGCTGGGGCTCTCGCAGGCCGCGGAGGTCGACTGGTCGCGGTGGGAGCGCGTGCTCAAGGCCGTCCACAACCCCAAGCACGACGTGACGATCGGCCTCGTCGGCAAGTACATCGACCTGCCCGACGCGTATCTCTCCGTGACCGAGGCGCTCAAGGCCGGTGGGTTCGCGCAGGAGACCCAGGTCAAGATCCGGTGGATCCCCTCGGACGCGTGCGAGACGCCGGAAGGCGCGGCCAGGGCGTTGGGAGAGGTCGACGGGATCGTCGTGCCCGGCGGGTTCGGCATCCGTGGCATCGAAGGCAAGGTCGGCGCGCTGCGCTTCGCGCGCGAGCAGGGCATCCCCGCTCTCGGCCTGTGTCTCGGCCTGCAGTGCATGGTGATCGAGTACGCTCGCCACGTCGCAGGGCTCGAGGGAGCGTCGTCGAGCGAGTTCGACCCCGACACCGAGTTCCCGGTGATCGCGACGATGGCCGAGCAGGTCGACATCCTCGACCACGGAGACCTGGGCGGCACGATGCGTCTGGGCCTGTACCCGGCGGAGCTCGCCGAGGGCTCGCTCGCCGCGGAGCTCTACGGCTCGGGCCTCGTGGAAGAGCGGCACCGGCACCGCTACGAGGTCAACAACCGCTACCGTGACCGCATCGCCGAGGCGGGACTCGTCTTCTCGGGTCTGTCGCCCGACCGCAACCTCGTCGAATACGTCGAGCTGCCGCGCGACGTCCACCCGTACTACATAGCCACGCAGGCGCACCCGGAGCTGCGCTCGCGGCCGACGGATCCCCATCCGCTGTTCCGCGGGCTCGTCGGCGCCGCGATCGAGCGCCACAGTTCGAGCGAGCTCTTCGACGTCGAGAATGGCTGA
- a CDS encoding ParA family protein codes for MGPTGRPYHGFPTPPKLDGHGPARIISLCNQKGGVGKTTTTINLAAALAAYGRKVLAVDFDPQGAMSAGLGIQTHEIPTIYDLLLDSKRDPKEVVVHSRVENLDVIPANIDLSAAEVHLVNEVAREQSLSRALRGVSADYDVVLIDCQPSLGLLTVNALTASHGVIVPLECEFFALRGVAMLIETIDKVRDRLNPTITLDGVLATMFDARTLHSREVLERVVDAFGDDVLETVIGRTVKFPDASVSGMPITEFAPEHAAAQAYLRLARELVARGAVA; via the coding sequence ATGGGGCCGACTGGACGCCCGTATCACGGCTTCCCGACGCCGCCCAAGCTCGACGGTCACGGGCCGGCTCGCATCATCTCGCTGTGCAACCAGAAGGGCGGCGTCGGCAAGACGACGACGACCATCAATCTGGCGGCGGCGCTCGCGGCCTACGGGCGCAAGGTGCTCGCCGTGGACTTCGACCCGCAGGGCGCGATGTCGGCCGGGCTCGGCATCCAGACTCACGAGATCCCGACCATCTACGACCTGCTGCTCGACAGCAAGCGCGATCCGAAAGAGGTCGTAGTCCACTCGCGCGTCGAGAATCTCGATGTGATCCCCGCGAACATCGATCTCTCGGCGGCCGAGGTGCATCTCGTCAACGAGGTCGCCCGCGAGCAGTCACTCTCACGCGCATTGCGTGGGGTGAGCGCCGACTACGACGTGGTGCTGATCGACTGCCAGCCGTCGCTCGGGCTGCTGACGGTGAACGCCCTGACGGCGAGCCACGGCGTCATCGTGCCGCTCGAGTGCGAGTTCTTCGCGCTACGCGGAGTCGCCATGCTGATCGAGACCATCGACAAGGTGCGCGACCGGCTGAACCCGACGATCACACTCGATGGCGTGCTCGCGACGATGTTCGACGCGCGCACGCTGCACTCGCGCGAGGTGCTCGAGAGAGTGGTCGACGCGTTCGGAGACGACGTGCTCGAGACCGTGATCGGTCGCACTGTGAAGTTCCCGGATGCCTCGGTCTCCGGCATGCCCATCACCGAGTTCGCGCCCGAGCACGCCGCCGCCCAGGCCTACCTGCGGCTGGCGCGGGAGCTGGTCGCCCGTGGCGCCGTCGCCTGA
- the recN gene encoding DNA repair protein RecN, producing MIEEMRLRDLGVIAEATLHIGRGFTAITGETGAGKTMVVTGLGMLLGQRADSGAVRSGAAQASVDGVWIVPEDGPVADRVREAGGTVEPLGDGTAELFVGRSVSSEGRGRATVGGRAAPAGVLADLADELVVVHGQSDQLRLRSAVAQRDALDRFGGDDVQSARATYRDAYERWRVIDRELTDLTTDRDVRAAEAEQLRSQLAEIEQAAPQPGEDAELTVRAERLANVEELRLAAAAAHDALSGDGEVPDAGSLLAEARRVLERASDPALTDLAAVAADLGYRTADLAAALAGYLADLDETGPHELAAVEERRAVLTALARVHGSLGEAIAVLETGSARLAELDDDGDRVERLTRERDAAASVLDGAAEALTAARTSAAERLGTAVTAELRDLAMPDARLSVAVSPGAETASGRDDVAFLLSPHSGADPRPVSRGASGGELSRVMLAIEVVIATTDPVPTFVFDEVDAGIGGAAAIEVGRRLARLAEASQVIAVTHLAQVAAFANNHLSVVKASDGSVTASDVRRLEGPDREAEMARLLSGLTDSASALTHARELLTLGASIA from the coding sequence GTGATCGAAGAGATGCGGCTGCGAGACCTGGGCGTCATCGCCGAGGCGACGCTGCACATCGGTCGAGGATTCACCGCGATCACGGGTGAGACCGGCGCCGGGAAGACGATGGTCGTCACCGGGCTCGGCATGCTGCTCGGCCAGCGCGCTGATTCGGGCGCGGTGCGCTCGGGTGCCGCGCAGGCGTCGGTCGACGGCGTGTGGATCGTGCCGGAGGACGGCCCCGTCGCCGATCGCGTGCGTGAGGCCGGGGGAACCGTCGAGCCACTCGGCGACGGCACGGCCGAGCTGTTCGTGGGGCGATCGGTGTCGAGCGAGGGTCGGGGCCGTGCCACCGTCGGCGGTCGGGCGGCCCCGGCGGGGGTGCTCGCGGATCTCGCCGACGAACTTGTGGTGGTGCACGGCCAGTCCGACCAGCTGCGGCTGCGTTCGGCGGTGGCCCAGCGCGACGCACTCGATCGGTTCGGCGGCGACGACGTTCAGTCGGCGCGCGCGACCTATCGCGATGCCTATGAGCGGTGGCGGGTGATCGACCGGGAACTCACCGATCTCACGACCGATCGCGACGTGCGAGCGGCCGAAGCCGAGCAGCTGCGCAGCCAGCTCGCCGAGATCGAGCAGGCCGCGCCGCAGCCGGGGGAGGACGCGGAGCTGACCGTACGTGCCGAGCGTCTCGCGAACGTCGAAGAGCTGCGCCTCGCGGCCGCGGCGGCGCATGATGCACTGTCCGGAGACGGCGAAGTCCCCGACGCCGGTTCGCTGCTCGCCGAGGCCAGACGCGTCCTCGAGCGTGCGTCGGACCCGGCACTCACCGACCTCGCCGCGGTCGCAGCCGACCTGGGGTACCGCACCGCCGACCTGGCGGCGGCGCTCGCGGGCTATCTGGCGGACCTGGACGAGACCGGCCCCCACGAGCTCGCCGCCGTCGAAGAGCGCCGGGCCGTGCTGACGGCACTCGCCCGGGTGCACGGCAGCCTCGGCGAGGCGATCGCGGTCCTCGAGACCGGTTCGGCGAGGCTCGCCGAGCTCGACGACGACGGGGATCGTGTCGAGCGCCTGACGCGGGAACGGGATGCTGCGGCATCCGTCCTCGACGGCGCCGCAGAAGCGCTCACAGCCGCGCGCACCAGTGCCGCTGAGCGCCTCGGCACGGCCGTGACGGCAGAGCTGCGCGACCTCGCGATGCCGGACGCACGTCTCTCCGTCGCGGTCAGCCCTGGCGCCGAAACCGCGTCGGGCCGCGACGACGTCGCCTTCCTGCTGTCGCCGCACAGCGGCGCTGATCCGCGACCCGTTTCGCGAGGCGCATCCGGAGGCGAGCTCAGCCGGGTGATGCTCGCGATCGAGGTCGTCATCGCCACGACCGACCCGGTCCCCACCTTCGTGTTCGACGAGGTCGACGCCGGCATCGGCGGGGCGGCTGCGATCGAGGTCGGGCGCCGTCTCGCGCGGCTCGCCGAGGCCTCGCAGGTCATCGCCGTGACCCACCTCGCCCAGGTGGCGGCATTCGCCAACAATCATCTCTCCGTCGTGAAGGCGAGCGACGGCTCGGTCACCGCATCCGATGTCCGTCGCCTCGAAGGTCCCGATCGCGAAGCCGAGATGGCCCGGCTGCTGTCGGGATTGACAGACTCGGCGTCGGCGCTGACCCACGCCCGCGAACTGCTGACCTTGGGCGCCTCGATTGCCTGA
- a CDS encoding primosomal protein has product MADQESRDDRTDRESRPRSDQRPPRSSGAAKKPHEKQGGDRKSYPPRTGDRKPYPKREGDKPRNGERKSYPPRDGERKSYPPRDDHKPSVKRDGERQPYAARDGERKSYAARDGKKPYPPRDGERKSYPPRDGEKRPYAARDGHKPYAKHDGERKSYPPRDGERKPYAARDGKKPYAARDGDRKSYPPRDGDRKSYPPRDGGRGAERPARGGADRPDHGQRPEENRPVRAHHDDPFLPDEITPADLNQSARNELKTLSKENAEWVARHLAMASKLIEIDPELAHQHAMSASRRAGRIAIVRETLAITAYATGDFALALRELRTYRRISGRDDQIALMVDSERGVGRPDRALEVGRAVDRTDLPTVARVELAIAMSGARLDLRQPDRALLELDIPELDPDTAFEWSPALFAARATVLEELGREAEAEEWHRRAEVAADALDAASGAGDLETIMIEEVEEQYLADAAEPQDD; this is encoded by the coding sequence ATGGCAGACCAAGAGTCGCGTGACGACCGGACCGACCGAGAGTCGCGTCCGCGCAGCGATCAGCGTCCCCCTCGATCATCCGGTGCCGCCAAGAAGCCGCACGAGAAGCAGGGCGGGGATCGCAAGTCGTATCCGCCCCGGACCGGCGATCGCAAGCCCTACCCCAAGCGCGAGGGCGACAAGCCCCGCAACGGGGAGCGGAAGTCGTATCCGCCTCGTGATGGCGAGCGCAAGAGCTACCCCCCGCGCGACGACCACAAGCCCTCCGTGAAGCGCGATGGTGAACGGCAGCCGTATGCTGCGCGCGACGGTGAGCGGAAGTCGTACGCAGCACGAGACGGCAAGAAGCCGTACCCCCCTCGTGATGGCGAACGGAAGTCCTACCCCCCTCGCGACGGCGAGAAGAGGCCCTACGCTGCTCGCGACGGGCATAAGCCCTACGCCAAGCATGATGGCGAACGGAAGTCGTACCCGCCCCGTGATGGCGAGCGCAAGCCGTATGCAGCACGAGACGGCAAGAAGCCTTACGCCGCTCGCGACGGGGACCGCAAGTCCTACCCGCCTCGCGACGGGGACCGCAAGTCCTACCCGCCTCGCGACGGGGGTCGTGGTGCGGAGCGTCCGGCACGAGGCGGAGCGGATCGTCCCGACCACGGTCAGCGACCCGAAGAGAACCGTCCCGTTCGTGCTCACCACGACGATCCGTTCCTTCCTGACGAGATCACTCCCGCCGATCTGAACCAGAGCGCGCGCAACGAGCTCAAGACCTTGAGCAAAGAGAACGCCGAATGGGTGGCGCGCCACCTTGCGATGGCGTCGAAGCTCATCGAGATCGACCCCGAGCTCGCGCACCAGCACGCGATGTCGGCATCGCGCCGCGCCGGCCGCATCGCGATCGTGCGTGAGACCCTTGCGATCACGGCCTATGCGACGGGCGATTTCGCGCTCGCGCTGCGGGAACTGCGCACCTACCGTCGCATCTCCGGGCGAGACGATCAGATCGCGCTGATGGTCGACAGCGAGCGCGGCGTCGGTCGGCCGGATCGCGCACTCGAGGTCGGGCGCGCGGTGGACCGCACGGATCTGCCGACCGTTGCCCGGGTGGAACTCGCGATCGCCATGTCGGGCGCTCGGCTGGATCTTCGGCAGCCCGATCGTGCGCTTCTCGAGCTCGACATTCCCGAACTCGACCCCGATACCGCTTTCGAATGGAGCCCGGCGCTCTTCGCCGCGCGCGCGACGGTGCTCGAGGAACTGGGTCGCGAGGCCGAGGCAGAGGAGTGGCACCGGCGCGCCGAGGTCGCAGCCGACGCTCTCGACGCGGCCAGCGGTGCCGGTGACCTCGAGACGATCATGATCGAAGAGGTCGAAGAACAGTACCTCGCGGACGCGGCCGAGCCGCAGGACGATTGA
- a CDS encoding NUDIX hydrolase encodes MADPVVPEPVEEVAEPVEEVAEHVEALRDELVDAEVVDSDLVYQGRVWDVRSDTVRYGDGEIVRQYVDHPGASAIVAMDDDGKVLLIQQYRHPIRHRDWEIPAGLLDIAGESPLETAQRELMEEADLVAADWRPLVSIFTTPGGNDEVVHLFLATGLSPVGRAHAREAEEADIRIEWIPLEDAVTGVLEGRLRNGILATGVLAAAERLRRAAGAAGSVRQRAASSGRSPRGD; translated from the coding sequence ATGGCTGACCCGGTGGTCCCCGAGCCTGTCGAAGAGGTCGCTGAGCCTGTCGAAGAGGTCGCTGAGCATGTCGAAGCGCTCCGCGACGAGCTCGTCGACGCAGAGGTCGTGGACAGCGATCTCGTCTACCAGGGGCGGGTGTGGGATGTCCGCAGCGACACCGTGCGCTACGGCGACGGCGAGATCGTGCGGCAATACGTCGATCACCCGGGTGCCTCGGCGATCGTGGCGATGGATGACGACGGAAAGGTGCTGCTCATCCAGCAGTACCGGCATCCCATCCGTCATCGGGATTGGGAGATCCCTGCGGGGCTGCTCGACATCGCGGGGGAGTCGCCTCTCGAGACCGCCCAGCGCGAGCTCATGGAAGAGGCTGACCTCGTCGCGGCCGACTGGCGGCCCCTGGTGAGCATCTTCACGACTCCCGGGGGCAACGACGAGGTCGTTCACCTCTTCCTCGCCACTGGACTCTCGCCCGTCGGCCGTGCGCATGCGCGCGAGGCCGAGGAAGCCGACATCCGCATCGAATGGATTCCGTTGGAGGATGCCGTCACCGGGGTCCTGGAAGGACGCCTGCGCAACGGCATCCTCGCGACGGGTGTGCTGGCTGCGGCCGAGCGCCTGCGCCGTGCCGCAGGAGCGGCGGGGAGCGTGCGTCAGCGAGCCGCGAGTTCGGGGCGGAGCCCCAGAGGAGACTGA
- a CDS encoding NAD kinase, with amino-acid sequence MTQPETRVERSILVVAHALRHDTVVAAERVVGALRAAGARPVLAADDRDALAAVRPSLADVTTLGEVPVADIELAIVLGGDGTILRAAELVRDGTAPVLGINMGHVGFLAEIERDDMDDAVRRVIARDYDVEERLALQVRVKDSADAVVYETWALNEATVEKASRERMLEVVMEIDGRPLSTFGCDGIVVSTPTGSTAYNFSAGGPVIWPTVQAIAVVPLSAHALFAKPLVVGPDHAVAIELLQRTADGGILWCDGRRSHDLPPGARVVVRRSERPVRLARLHPAAFTDRLVRKFQLPVTGWRGPATAPGDQP; translated from the coding sequence ATGACACAGCCTGAGACACGCGTCGAACGCAGCATCCTCGTGGTCGCGCACGCCCTTCGTCACGACACGGTGGTCGCCGCAGAACGTGTGGTCGGTGCCTTGCGTGCGGCAGGCGCGCGCCCGGTGCTCGCCGCCGATGACCGCGATGCGCTCGCCGCGGTGCGGCCGTCGCTGGCGGATGTCACCACCCTCGGCGAAGTGCCGGTGGCCGACATCGAACTGGCCATCGTGCTGGGTGGCGACGGCACGATCCTTCGGGCTGCCGAGCTCGTGCGCGACGGTACCGCGCCGGTGCTCGGCATCAACATGGGCCACGTCGGCTTCCTCGCCGAGATCGAGCGCGACGACATGGACGACGCGGTCAGACGTGTCATCGCGCGCGACTACGACGTCGAGGAGCGCCTCGCACTGCAGGTGCGGGTCAAGGACTCCGCCGATGCGGTCGTGTACGAGACCTGGGCGCTGAACGAGGCCACGGTCGAAAAGGCGAGCCGCGAGCGCATGCTCGAGGTCGTCATGGAGATCGACGGACGACCGCTGTCGACGTTCGGGTGCGACGGCATCGTCGTCTCGACCCCCACCGGTTCCACCGCCTACAACTTCTCTGCGGGCGGCCCCGTGATCTGGCCCACGGTGCAGGCGATCGCCGTGGTGCCGCTGTCGGCCCACGCGCTGTTCGCGAAGCCGCTGGTGGTCGGGCCCGACCATGCGGTGGCGATCGAGCTTCTCCAGCGAACGGCCGACGGCGGCATCCTGTGGTGCGACGGCCGGCGCTCGCACGACCTCCCGCCCGGTGCACGCGTCGTGGTGCGGCGGTCCGAGCGTCCGGTGCGGCTCGCGCGACTGCATCCGGCCGCGTTCACCGATCGCCTGGTGCGCAAGTTCCAGCTTCCCGTGACGGGCTGGCGGGGACCGGCGACCGCGCCCGGGGATCAGCCGTGA
- the xerD gene encoding site-specific tyrosine recombinase XerD, whose protein sequence is MRLDRAVDAYLRHISIERGLSDHTVAAYRHDLVGYVAWLDRRGVMETGDVTPELIAEFAADRASAQPPVAASSLARLQSSVRGLHRFLAREGIEPADPSTRLRPPKQAQRLPKALTIDQVERLLDAPDRDSPQGLRDRALLELLYATGARVSEVVQLDVDDLAHGDVLRVRGKGSKERIVPVGSYARAAIDAYLTRARPELSRRGRATPRLFLGSRGAPLSRQSAWLVIRDAAERAGLTAHVSPHTMRHSFATHLLQGGADVRVVQELLGHASVATTQIYTHVSVDALRDVYATSHPRAR, encoded by the coding sequence ATGCGGCTCGATCGGGCGGTCGACGCCTACCTGCGGCACATCTCGATCGAGCGCGGCCTGTCGGACCACACCGTTGCCGCCTACCGACACGACCTCGTCGGCTACGTCGCCTGGCTCGATCGGCGCGGCGTGATGGAAACGGGCGATGTCACACCCGAGCTGATCGCGGAGTTCGCCGCGGACCGGGCATCGGCGCAGCCGCCCGTTGCGGCATCCAGTCTCGCGAGACTGCAGTCGTCGGTGCGCGGTCTGCATAGGTTCCTCGCGCGTGAGGGAATCGAGCCGGCCGATCCGTCGACGCGGCTCCGGCCGCCCAAGCAGGCGCAGCGGCTGCCGAAGGCGTTGACGATCGACCAGGTGGAGCGGCTGCTCGACGCCCCCGACCGTGATTCCCCACAGGGCCTCCGCGACCGGGCGCTTCTCGAGCTGCTCTATGCGACAGGGGCCCGCGTGTCCGAGGTGGTGCAGCTCGATGTCGACGATCTGGCGCACGGTGATGTGCTGCGGGTGCGTGGCAAGGGATCGAAGGAGCGGATCGTGCCCGTCGGCTCGTACGCTCGCGCCGCGATCGACGCCTACTTGACGCGGGCTCGTCCCGAGCTGTCGCGTCGGGGAAGGGCCACGCCTCGGCTTTTTCTCGGCTCGCGCGGCGCACCGTTGTCGCGCCAGAGCGCGTGGCTCGTGATCCGGGATGCCGCGGAGCGGGCCGGTCTCACAGCGCACGTGTCTCCGCACACCATGCGGCACTCGTTCGCCACCCACCTGCTGCAGGGCGGTGCCGATGTGCGGGTCGTGCAGGAGCTTCTCGGTCACGCCTCGGTCGCCACGACGCAGATCTACACGCACGTCTCGGTCGACGCCCTGCGCGACGTCTACGCGACCTCGCACCCGCGCGCCCGGTGA
- a CDS encoding HAD-IIA family hydrolase — MALFGRRRESAPLDGVDVLLADLDGVVYAGAGPLPYAVESLNQARTGRTLAYITNNASRTDASVATHLSELGLATAPDEVVTSPQAAMRLLVEKIPPGATVLVVGGDGLVSEVAKAGFVVTRSADDLPAAVVQGFAPEVGWLQLAEAAYALKVPEKEGGIPWIATNTDWTIPQARGIAPGNGTLVSAVHTAIGRLATVAGKPEVPIFEEAVARFGARHPLFLGDRLDTDILGANRAGIPSALVLTGIDRPKHVLAAPPGSQPTFILGDLRELHEPYPEVRLHDAAASVRGATVRIDGPDVQIIATGDRPIDLLRAGAAAIWSTGRAIFGFRVPAELYADPFHRP; from the coding sequence ATGGCATTGTTCGGCCGGCGACGTGAGTCGGCGCCGCTGGACGGCGTCGACGTACTCCTCGCCGACCTGGATGGAGTCGTCTACGCGGGTGCCGGTCCGCTGCCGTATGCGGTCGAGAGCCTCAACCAGGCCCGCACCGGCCGCACCCTCGCGTACATCACCAACAACGCGTCGCGGACGGACGCCTCGGTTGCCACGCATCTCAGCGAGCTCGGGCTCGCGACCGCTCCTGACGAGGTCGTCACCAGTCCTCAGGCCGCCATGCGCCTTCTCGTCGAGAAGATCCCGCCGGGCGCGACCGTACTCGTCGTCGGCGGCGACGGGCTGGTCAGCGAGGTGGCAAAGGCGGGCTTCGTCGTGACGCGCAGCGCCGATGACCTTCCGGCCGCGGTCGTGCAGGGATTCGCCCCCGAAGTGGGGTGGCTCCAGCTCGCAGAGGCCGCGTACGCTCTGAAGGTTCCGGAGAAAGAGGGCGGCATCCCCTGGATCGCAACAAACACCGACTGGACGATCCCGCAGGCGCGCGGCATCGCGCCGGGCAACGGCACCCTCGTCTCCGCTGTCCACACGGCGATCGGTCGTCTCGCGACGGTTGCAGGCAAGCCCGAGGTGCCGATCTTCGAAGAGGCAGTCGCACGGTTCGGGGCGCGGCATCCGCTGTTCCTCGGTGATCGCCTCGACACCGACATCCTGGGCGCGAATCGCGCGGGGATCCCGTCGGCACTCGTGCTCACCGGGATCGACCGACCCAAGCATGTTCTCGCGGCGCCCCCCGGGTCGCAGCCGACGTTCATCCTCGGCGATCTGCGCGAGCTGCATGAGCCATATCCCGAGGTGCGCCTCCACGACGCAGCTGCGAGCGTTCGTGGTGCCACCGTGCGGATCGACGGCCCAGACGTGCAGATCATCGCAACCGGAGATCGACCGATCGATCTGCTGCGCGCCGGTGCGGCGGCGATCTGGTCCACCGGCCGTGCGATCTTCGGATTCCGGGTGCCCGCAGAGCTCTACGCGGATCCGTTCCATCGCCCCTAG